Proteins encoded in a region of the Bradyrhizobium sp. CB3481 genome:
- a CDS encoding carbohydrate ABC transporter permease, which translates to MNAKRLRLFALLAISLVFLLAWAFPVVWSVLNSLKTDRDALAYPPKLFFSPTLEAYRDVLFGSGSILPNLISSMVISIGTTVVTMLMAVPAAYALARLRFRGKKFAGFYVLATQMLPPVGIIIPYFLVLKDIGWIDTYQGIILIYLSFSLPFAIWLLVSYFEDIPFEMEEAAYLDGASRLRTLWRIIIPQVRGGIAVTVVFVFLNAWNEFLFAVVLSGNTVRPVTVAMFNFVSVEQTLWAKLAAVSVLAMLPVVVLGVVAQKHIVKGLTVGAVKGGGRR; encoded by the coding sequence GTGAACGCAAAACGCCTTCGCCTCTTTGCGCTGCTGGCGATCTCGCTCGTGTTTTTGCTGGCTTGGGCATTCCCCGTGGTCTGGAGCGTGCTGAACTCGCTGAAGACCGACCGCGACGCGCTGGCCTATCCGCCAAAGCTGTTCTTCTCGCCGACACTGGAAGCCTATCGCGACGTGCTGTTCGGCTCCGGCTCGATCCTGCCGAACCTGATCTCCAGCATGGTGATCTCGATCGGCACCACGGTTGTCACCATGCTGATGGCGGTGCCCGCGGCTTATGCGCTCGCGCGGCTGCGGTTTCGCGGCAAGAAGTTCGCCGGCTTCTATGTGCTGGCGACACAAATGCTGCCGCCGGTCGGCATCATTATCCCGTACTTCCTGGTGCTGAAGGACATCGGCTGGATCGATACATATCAGGGCATCATCCTGATCTATCTCTCCTTCTCGCTGCCCTTCGCAATCTGGCTTTTGGTCTCCTATTTCGAAGACATCCCGTTCGAGATGGAGGAAGCCGCCTATCTCGACGGCGCGAGCCGGCTGCGCACGCTGTGGCGGATCATCATCCCGCAAGTGCGGGGCGGCATCGCCGTGACCGTCGTGTTCGTGTTCCTCAATGCCTGGAACGAATTCCTGTTCGCCGTTGTCCTGAGCGGCAATACGGTACGGCCGGTGACGGTTGCGATGTTCAATTTCGTTTCCGTCGAGCAAACGCTTTGGGCGAAGCTTGCCGCCGTCTCGGTGCTGGCGATGCTGCCCGTTGTCGTGCTCGGCGTGGTCGCGCAAAAACATATCGTCAAGGGATTGACAGTCGGCGCCGTCAAGGGTGGAGGGCGCCGATGA
- a CDS encoding sugar ABC transporter permease: MASAAITTDKATAIVASDYGRVLAQRQCRFAAVLLAPAFLALLATTTFPLLFLVWTSAFRMDLAMPFMNGFVGVENYRVLLADERFWSSLLISLVYTGSTVILQVIIGLALALLVMDMKRGQGWFRIIAILPVVLSPAVVGMIWRTFMLAPEFGIVDFLAINAGLGSKNWLGDPFLAMVSVIVIHTWQWTPFAFMVLLASLAALPEDIYEAARLDRATAWQRFRRITLPLLRPAIVMVIIMRTMVALTAFAAIFTVTGGGPGTATEILNLYAYRKSFTELSIGYGSALAVALLMVTILISAILFAMRRAK, encoded by the coding sequence ATGGCGTCGGCCGCAATAACAACCGACAAGGCGACCGCAATCGTCGCAAGCGATTACGGCCGTGTGCTGGCGCAGCGCCAGTGCCGGTTCGCGGCGGTACTGCTGGCGCCGGCGTTTCTGGCGCTGCTAGCGACCACCACCTTCCCGCTGCTGTTCCTAGTCTGGACCAGCGCGTTCCGAATGGATCTGGCTATGCCGTTCATGAACGGCTTCGTCGGCGTCGAAAACTACCGAGTATTGCTGGCCGACGAACGGTTCTGGTCGTCGCTCCTGATCAGCCTCGTCTACACCGGCTCGACTGTCATACTGCAGGTCATCATTGGGCTGGCACTGGCGCTCTTGGTGATGGACATGAAGCGCGGCCAGGGCTGGTTTCGCATCATCGCGATCCTGCCTGTCGTACTATCGCCGGCCGTGGTCGGCATGATCTGGCGCACCTTCATGCTCGCGCCGGAGTTCGGCATTGTCGATTTCCTTGCCATCAATGCCGGGCTCGGCAGCAAGAACTGGCTCGGCGATCCCTTCCTTGCCATGGTCTCGGTGATCGTGATCCATACCTGGCAGTGGACGCCGTTCGCCTTCATGGTGCTGCTCGCCTCGCTCGCCGCGCTGCCTGAGGATATCTACGAGGCGGCGCGGCTCGATCGCGCCACCGCCTGGCAGCGCTTTCGGCGCATCACCCTTCCCTTGTTACGTCCGGCCATCGTGATGGTGATCATCATGCGCACTATGGTGGCGCTGACTGCCTTTGCCGCGATCTTCACCGTGACCGGGGGCGGTCCCGGCACCGCGACGGAAATCCTCAATCTCTATGCCTACCGGAAGTCCTTCACGGAGCTCTCCATCGGCTACGGCTCGGCGCTGGCGGTGGCGCTTCTGATGGTCACCATCCTGATCTCGGCCATTCTCTTTGCGATGCGGAGAGCCAAGTGA
- a CDS encoding ABC transporter ATP-binding protein, with the protein MSGRGTVRFQDIVKMHGEFAALRNVNFEIKPGEFFALLGPSGSGKSTTLRILAGLDAPTAGCVFIDGKDVTSVDARDRDIAMVFQSYALYPHMTVAENIAFPLEMSNLPKKEIRPAVKEAARKVKIDHLLDRKPGQLSGGQQQRCALARAIVRKARLFLLDEPLSNLDAKLRIETRAELKKLQRSLGVTAVYVTHDQEEAMTLADRMAVFMAGEIQQVGTPAEVFARPNSIDIAGFIGNPPMNLVPARYANGSVTIAGHALKTALQSAGARDVIAGIRPGALRLAPDGLKAKVDLVEDLGDTAVLDVDCAGTLMRVRANHEDVPREGDVITVAARPHDIHLFDPETGKRL; encoded by the coding sequence ATGAGCGGCCGCGGAACAGTGCGTTTCCAGGACATCGTCAAGATGCACGGCGAGTTCGCCGCGCTCAGAAACGTCAATTTCGAAATCAAGCCCGGCGAGTTCTTCGCCCTGCTGGGTCCCTCCGGTTCCGGCAAGAGCACGACTTTGCGGATTCTCGCCGGGCTTGATGCCCCGACCGCCGGCTGCGTCTTCATCGACGGCAAGGACGTAACCTCCGTCGATGCGCGCGATCGCGACATCGCCATGGTGTTCCAGAGCTATGCGCTCTATCCGCATATGACCGTCGCGGAAAACATCGCCTTCCCGCTCGAGATGAGCAACCTGCCGAAAAAGGAGATCCGGCCCGCGGTGAAGGAAGCGGCGCGCAAGGTCAAGATCGATCATCTACTCGACCGTAAGCCCGGGCAACTCTCCGGCGGCCAGCAGCAGCGCTGTGCGCTCGCCCGCGCCATCGTGCGCAAGGCGCGACTGTTCCTACTCGACGAGCCGCTCTCCAATCTCGACGCCAAGCTGCGGATCGAGACGCGGGCCGAACTGAAGAAGCTGCAGCGCTCGCTCGGCGTCACCGCGGTTTATGTCACCCACGACCAGGAAGAGGCGATGACGCTGGCCGACCGCATGGCTGTGTTCATGGCGGGCGAAATCCAGCAGGTCGGCACACCGGCGGAAGTGTTTGCCCGGCCGAACTCGATCGACATTGCTGGCTTCATCGGCAACCCGCCGATGAACCTGGTGCCCGCCCGCTATGCTAACGGCAGCGTCACCATCGCCGGCCATGCGTTGAAGACCGCCCTGCAGAGCGCAGGCGCGCGCGACGTGATCGCGGGCATCCGGCCCGGCGCGCTGCGTCTCGCGCCGGACGGGCTGAAGGCCAAGGTCGATCTGGTTGAGGACCTCGGCGACACCGCCGTGCTCGACGTCGACTGCGCCGGCACCTTGATGCGCGTACGCGCCAACCATGAGGACGTGCCGCGTGAGGGCGACGTCATCACGGTGGCGGCACGCCCGCACGACATCCATCTGTTCGATCCCGAGACCGGAAAGCGGCTTTGA
- a CDS encoding sugar ABC transporter substrate-binding protein has protein sequence MRSFRPTRRTFLRTGTAAATLIGMGPALLRQAAAQEADLAPYKAAEIDWQQASGETITVAVIPASYFENLITLVPQFKTLTGIDVRFEKIPPAQIRQKCVIDLTSKTGTYATHAADPMYYSLYVANKWVEPLDTYLKDKSLTDEAWFKFDDIIPAWRSADSIDGKLYGVPYDGEVTIQVYRKDLYDAKGLKPADTLEAYVANAAALNNPNDRVWGCALRGVAGAGQNMYIYPSIFREFGGIWMKDGKLIVNGSEAEAALGWYVDVMRKYAPQAAANWNWPDIADAFSQGTVANYIDAHSSASVVNHPEKSKVIGKIAYARWPKGPSGKRVTSIWNWGFPINAALPDKKKKATWLFIQWAASAETQARTAHRFAGPTKRSGVNRTSIWKDPDYVKLMNGFGDNFVEATMQALENDTDVDWRPRVPQWPAIGDTMATAIQSALSSQATVKAALDDAQKRIEPMMRG, from the coding sequence ATGCGGTCATTCAGGCCCACGCGACGTACGTTCCTCAGGACCGGCACGGCAGCCGCCACCCTGATCGGGATGGGCCCTGCCCTGTTGCGACAGGCTGCGGCGCAGGAGGCTGACCTTGCGCCCTACAAGGCGGCCGAGATCGACTGGCAGCAAGCGTCGGGCGAGACCATCACGGTCGCTGTGATCCCCGCGAGCTATTTCGAGAACCTCATCACGCTCGTCCCGCAGTTCAAGACGCTGACCGGCATCGACGTCCGCTTCGAGAAAATTCCGCCGGCCCAGATCCGGCAGAAATGCGTGATCGACCTCACCTCGAAGACCGGCACTTACGCCACGCACGCTGCCGACCCTATGTATTATTCGCTTTATGTCGCGAACAAATGGGTGGAGCCGCTCGATACGTATCTTAAAGATAAATCGCTGACCGATGAGGCCTGGTTCAAATTCGACGACATCATCCCGGCCTGGCGCAGCGCCGACAGCATCGACGGCAAGCTCTACGGCGTGCCGTACGACGGCGAAGTCACCATCCAAGTCTATCGCAAGGACCTCTACGACGCGAAGGGCCTGAAGCCGGCCGACACGCTGGAGGCCTATGTTGCCAACGCGGCAGCGCTAAACAATCCAAACGACCGCGTCTGGGGCTGCGCGCTGCGCGGCGTCGCCGGCGCGGGGCAGAACATGTACATCTACCCCTCGATCTTCCGCGAGTTCGGCGGCATCTGGATGAAGGACGGCAAGCTCATCGTCAACGGCTCCGAGGCCGAGGCGGCCCTCGGCTGGTATGTCGACGTGATGCGCAAATATGCGCCTCAGGCGGCGGCGAACTGGAACTGGCCTGATATTGCCGACGCCTTTTCGCAAGGGACGGTCGCGAACTATATCGATGCGCATTCCTCGGCGTCGGTTGTCAACCATCCCGAGAAGTCCAAGGTGATCGGCAAGATCGCTTATGCGCGCTGGCCCAAGGGCCCGTCCGGCAAGCGCGTCACCTCGATCTGGAACTGGGGTTTCCCGATCAACGCCGCGCTACCCGACAAGAAGAAAAAGGCGACCTGGCTGTTCATCCAGTGGGCAGCGAGCGCAGAGACGCAGGCGCGCACCGCACATCGCTTTGCAGGTCCGACCAAGCGCTCCGGCGTCAACCGCACCTCAATCTGGAAGGATCCGGACTATGTAAAGCTGATGAACGGCTTTGGCGACAATTTCGTCGAAGCCACCATGCAGGCGCTGGAGAACGATACCGACGTCGACTGGCGGCCGCGCGTGCCGCAATGGCCGGCTATCGGCGACACCATGGCGACCGCCATCCAGTCCGCCCTCTCCAGCCAGGCCACCGTGAAGGCCGCGCTCGATGATGCGCAGAAGCGCATCGAGCCGATGATGCGCGGTTAA
- a CDS encoding arylsulfatase, translating into MANGGKTSDLPNILLILNDDMGFSDIGCYGGEVETPNLDQLAANGLRYSQFYNTARCSPSRASLLTGLHPHQTGIGILTYSNGPEGYAGNLNKSCVTIAEVLKQKNYTSYLSGKWHIASNLTEPTDAWPTQRGFDYFYGTIIGAGSFYNPNTLTRGNDNIEHEAENDSSFFYTDAISDQAAAYIRQHKTEHPDQPFFQYVAYTAPHWPLHAHDEDIAKYKGRFDAGWDRLREQRLKRLIDGGIIHPNWQLTDRDPTQPPFDEAEHREWTLRCMEVYAAQIDRMDQGIGRILKALEETGNMENTLIIFLSDNGACAEDIPQGVTARELVDQLMIAKAKTRKGEPVQFGNDPTLMPGGEHTYQSYGTAWANLSNTPFRLYKHWIHEGGIATPFIVHWPRGIKERGGLRHNPSQLPDVMATILDVSGATYPTENNGHDILPCEGESLVPSFSSAYGGRGPLFWEHEGNAAVRVGKWKLVRKYPGPWELYDMELDRTEMHDLTAQYPERVRDMAEQYQRWADRCGVIPREKILALMQAQGETAFWEEEKQN; encoded by the coding sequence ATGGCAAATGGCGGCAAGACTTCCGATCTCCCCAACATCCTCTTGATCCTTAACGACGACATGGGGTTCTCGGATATCGGCTGCTATGGCGGCGAGGTTGAAACGCCGAACCTCGACCAACTCGCGGCCAACGGCCTGCGCTACTCGCAATTCTATAACACCGCCCGCTGCAGCCCGTCACGCGCGTCGCTGCTGACGGGCTTGCATCCGCATCAGACCGGCATCGGCATTCTCACCTACAGCAACGGCCCCGAAGGTTATGCCGGCAATCTGAACAAGAGCTGCGTAACCATTGCCGAAGTGCTGAAGCAGAAGAACTATACTTCGTATCTCAGCGGCAAGTGGCACATCGCGAGCAATTTGACCGAGCCGACCGATGCCTGGCCGACGCAGCGCGGCTTTGATTATTTTTACGGCACGATCATCGGCGCGGGCAGCTTCTACAATCCGAACACGCTGACGCGCGGCAACGACAATATCGAGCATGAGGCGGAGAACGATTCGTCGTTCTTCTATACCGACGCTATCAGCGATCAGGCGGCCGCTTATATCCGCCAGCACAAGACGGAACATCCCGACCAGCCGTTCTTCCAATATGTCGCCTACACCGCGCCGCACTGGCCGCTGCACGCACATGACGAAGATATCGCGAAATATAAGGGACGCTTCGACGCCGGCTGGGATCGCCTGCGTGAGCAACGGCTGAAGCGGCTGATCGATGGCGGCATCATCCATCCCAACTGGCAACTCACCGATCGCGACCCGACCCAACCGCCGTTCGACGAAGCCGAGCATCGCGAGTGGACGCTGCGCTGCATGGAGGTCTATGCCGCGCAGATCGACCGCATGGACCAGGGCATCGGCCGGATCCTAAAGGCGCTGGAAGAAACCGGCAACATGGAGAACACGCTGATCATTTTCCTGTCCGACAACGGCGCCTGCGCCGAGGACATTCCGCAAGGGGTCACCGCGCGCGAGCTGGTCGATCAGCTGATGATTGCTAAGGCGAAGACGCGCAAGGGCGAGCCCGTGCAGTTCGGCAACGATCCCACGCTGATGCCAGGCGGGGAGCACACTTATCAGAGCTACGGCACCGCCTGGGCGAATCTCTCCAACACGCCGTTCCGGCTCTACAAGCACTGGATCCATGAAGGCGGCATCGCCACGCCCTTCATCGTGCACTGGCCGCGCGGCATCAAGGAGCGCGGCGGGCTGCGGCACAATCCGAGCCAGCTGCCCGACGTGATGGCGACGATCCTCGACGTATCCGGTGCGACCTATCCGACGGAAAACAACGGCCACGATATTCTGCCCTGCGAGGGCGAGAGCCTAGTGCCGTCGTTCTCCTCCGCCTATGGCGGTCGCGGTCCGCTGTTCTGGGAGCATGAGGGCAATGCCGCCGTGCGTGTGGGAAAATGGAAGCTGGTGCGGAAATATCCCGGGCCGTGGGAACTCTATGACATGGAGCTAGATCGCACCGAGATGCACGACCTTACCGCCCAATATCCGGAGCGCGTCCGCGACATGGCCGAGCAATATCAGCGCTGGGCCGACCGCTGCGGCGTGATCCCGCGCGAGAAAATCCTCGCGCTGATGCAGGCGCAGGGCGAGACGGCGTTCTGGGAAGAAGAGAAGCAGAACTAA
- a CDS encoding GntR family transcriptional regulator, whose product MPLRTRKKPAPLSAATPVDATAGSAPLHIQIRETIRRQVRDGQLIDKSGRLMTEAELGRYFGVSRITIRNAISPLVSEGMFARTRGRGTFLRSNQPENWVGRLMGFSETIRDAGYQPGAKVLQQGMTNRHDTEVREQLRERAVWQLKRLRLADDTPIAIEHAFYPPDIGLELEKRDLISIIMYRVFEEELGHPIKEAKQTISAALADSTSAKLLGVKGGSPLLAIERLTLGTDGRPLELLRAVYLTDYFRLSISLTRQHS is encoded by the coding sequence ATGCCCCTCCGCACCCGAAAAAAGCCTGCCCCACTCTCCGCCGCCACGCCGGTTGATGCCACCGCAGGATCGGCGCCGCTGCACATCCAGATCCGCGAGACGATCCGCCGCCAGGTGCGCGACGGCCAGCTGATCGACAAGAGCGGCCGGCTGATGACCGAAGCCGAGCTCGGCCGGTATTTTGGCGTCAGCCGCATCACCATCCGCAACGCCATCTCGCCGCTGGTGAGCGAAGGCATGTTTGCACGCACGCGCGGGCGCGGCACCTTCCTGCGCTCCAACCAGCCTGAAAACTGGGTCGGCCGGCTGATGGGTTTTTCGGAAACCATTCGCGACGCCGGCTATCAGCCTGGCGCCAAGGTGTTGCAGCAAGGCATGACCAATCGGCACGACACTGAGGTGCGCGAACAATTGAGGGAGCGCGCGGTATGGCAGCTCAAGCGACTGCGGTTGGCCGATGACACGCCGATCGCGATCGAGCATGCATTCTATCCGCCCGACATTGGCCTCGAACTCGAGAAGCGCGACCTCATCTCCATCATCATGTACCGGGTGTTCGAGGAAGAGCTCGGCCATCCCATCAAGGAAGCCAAGCAGACCATCAGTGCCGCGCTCGCCGATTCCACCAGCGCCAAATTGCTCGGCGTGAAAGGCGGCAGCCCCCTGCTCGCCATCGAGCGTTTGACGCTCGGCACCGACGGACGGCCACTAGAGCTGCTGCGCGCAGTGTACCTGACCGACTACTTCCGACTCAGCATCAGCCTGACGCGGCAGCATTCCTGA